One region of Dysidea avara chromosome 1, odDysAvar1.4, whole genome shotgun sequence genomic DNA includes:
- the LOC136268230 gene encoding uncharacterized protein: MLRNLAHQHSVAETEEVVKVLGLCWNVQLDELYLYSKPDLATCTPVTKRDILRYTASIFDPLGLATPVTITAKLLLQELWQGNVSWDAELAKPCQIRWATITTDISTALQQKFPRQYIPMLQAADLSSAVLHVFADASPKAYGAVVYIQCGNYSSLVMSKSRVAPIKQHSLPRLELMAAVVAARLGPFVVDSLKLSATIYYWSDSQIVLCWLKSKKKLKPFIAHRVKEIQSKSSLWQYCPTASNPADLLTRGLTASQLADSVLWRNGPSWLSSPAKWPTWNPSEAMIIQAVTADDPLSTAGVHNTAILPPTTGLHNIVDPSAYSSYTKLLDVTAYVLRFAHNTRQKLFKLTGSLTPSEISIANLRWVGNVQHRCFPEELSCLQSTNRASRLPLVRQLRLYVDHTGLIRCGGRIHNAPLAESAKFPLLLPQKDPFTSLLIWHIHKQQYHAGVSMTLTSLRQMYWVPCARQRIRSLLRKCVTCKKLAGKPYSAPDPPPLVKARVQQSMPFEVTGIDFSGTLYVRGIGGEHKVYICLFTCAVSRAVHLEIVTDLTVECFLQAFRRFSSRRSLPRLVLSDNGSTFLSAAKELKALFSSPSLTDTLARTGVEWKFIPKRAPWFGGFWERLIGLTKSVLKKVLGRAFTTLNSLQTLIVEIEGILNNRPLTTAPTDINDPDPITPAHLLYGRKVACVPYHVTTEYDYSDPDFGDTNIQTRAKKQGALLQHFWTRWRQEYLTGLREFHQTSGSNVQTIKSGAIVLVHDDTPRLTWRLAVVEDTISGQDGLIRAANIRTSTGRTNRPITKLYPLEVSTAESSSIQKQNYQHKKKLSDSVAQNPTVEAASGSSKHTRPIRQAAIRGRQQVQKWTRTLCGPPEDVEN; this comes from the coding sequence ATGCTCAGGAATCTAGCACACCAGCACAGTGTAGCTGAGACTGAAGAGGTTGTCAAGGTCCTTGGCCTATGCTGGAATGTTCAGCTTGATGAATTGTATCTCTACTCCAAACCTGATCTTGCCACTTGCACTCCAGTGACGAAGCGTGATATCTTGCGGTACACAGCTTCAATCTTTGACCCACTTGGTCTAGCCACTCCAGTAACAATAACTGCCAAGTTGTTACTTCAAGAACTTTGGCAAGGTAATGTATCTTGGGATGCGGAATTGGCTAAACCCTGTCAGATCAGATGGGCTACCATAACAACAGATATCTCAACTGCTTTACAACAAAAATTTCCACGACAGTACATACCTATGCTCCAAGCAGCAGACCTTTCTTCTGCTGTCCTACATGTCTTCGCTGACGCCAGCCCAAAGGCATATGGAGCTGTTGTCTACATCCAATGTGGCAACTATTCTTCACTTGTAATGTCAAAATCTCGTGTAGCTCCCATCAAGCAACACTCGCTGCCTAGGCTTGAACTTATGGCTGCAGTTGTAGCAGCTCGCCTAGGCCCCTTTGTGGTGGATTCACTCAAGCTTAGTGCCACCATTTACTACTGGTCTGACAGCCAAATAGTTCTGTGCTGGCTCAAAAGCAAGAAGAAGCTTAAACCTTTCATCGCACATAGGGTGAAAGAGATTCAGTCCAAATCATCACTATGGCAATATTGTCCAACAGCTTCCAATCCTGCGGATCTTTTGACCCGTGGATTGACAGCATCACAACTGGCCGATTCAGTGTTGTGGCGAAATGGCCCCTCTTGGCTGTCATCTCCTGCCAAGTGGCCCACCTGGAATCCTTCTGAAGCCATGATTATACAAGCTGTCACTGCTGATGACCCGCTATCAACTGCTGGGGTCCACAACACAGCTATATTGCCACCTACCACTGGCTTGCACAACATTGTTGATCCTTCAGCTTACAGTAGCTACACCAAGCTGCTAGACGTAACTGCGTATGTTCTACGTTTTGCCCATAACACCAGGCAAAAGCTCTTTAAGCTCACAGGATCACTAACCCCATCTGAAATATCCATTGCCAATCTTCGATGGGTGGGTAATGTGCAGCACAGGTGCTTCCCAGAGGAACTAAGCTGTCTACAGTCGACTAATCGTGCATCAAGACTGCCACTGGTGAGGCAGCTACGACTCTATGTGGATCACACTGGTTTGATCCGTTGTGGTGGTAGAATACATAATGCACCGCTCGCAGAATCAGCTAAATTTCCTCTTCTTCTACCACAAAAGGACCCATTTACCTCCCTTCTCATCTGGCACATACACAAGCAACAATACCATGCTGGGGTTAGCATGACACTGACATCCCTCCGCCAAATGTATTGGGTGCCATGTGCAAGGCAAAGAATAAGATCCTTACTGAGGAAGTGCGTGACCTGCAAGAAATTAGCTGGTAAACCATACTCTGCACCGGATCCTCCCCCACTGGTGAAGGCCCGTGTACAACAATCCATGCCATTTGAAGTCACTGGGATCGACTTCTCAGGTACTCTGTATGTGAGAGGCATTGGAGGAGAACACAAGGTGTACATTTGTCTATTCACCTGCGCTGTAAGTCGGGCAGTACACCTTGAGATCGTAACAGATCTCACGGTCGAATGCTTTCTACAGGCCTTCCGTCGCTTCAGTAGCAGGAGGTCCTTACCACGCCTTGTATTGTCAGACAATGGCTCAACCTTTCTCTCAGCGGCAAAGGAATTGAAGGCCTTATTCTCCTCACCCTCACTTACAGACACCTTAGCTAGGACTGGGGTAGAATGGAAGTTTATTCCCAAGCGAGCCCCCTGGTTTGGGGGTTTTTGGGAGAGGCTAATCGGGTTAACAAAGTCGGTCTTGAAGAAGGTCCTGGGGAGAGCATTCACAACACTAAACAGCCTTCAAACTTTAATTGTTGAAATAGAGGGTATTCTTAATAACCGGCCCCTTACTACTGCCCCCACAGACATAAATGACCCAGACCCCATCACTCCTGCCCACCTACTGTATGGCAGGAAAGTTGCTTGTGTGCCCTACCATGTGACTACTGAGTACGACTACAGTGATCCAGACTTTGGAGACACCAATATTCAGACAAGAGCTAAGAAACAAGGAGCATTGTTGCAACACTTTTGGACTAGATGGAGGCAAGAATATCTCACTGGGCTTCGAGAGTTTCATCAAACAAGTGGCTCCAATGTTCAAACAATCAAGTCAGGAGCTATTGTTCTAGTGCATGACGATACTCCCCGTCTCACTTGGCGTCTTGCAGTAGTTGAGGACACTATTTCTGGACAAGATGGTCTCATCAGAGCTGCGAATATTAGAACATCAACTGGCAGGACAAACCGTCCAATAACCAAGCTATACCCCCTGGAAGTCAGTACAGCAGAATCCAGTTCCATTCAGAAGCAAAATTACCAACATAAGAAAAAGTTATCAGACAGTGTTGCCCAGAATCCCACAGTTGAAGCAGCAAGTGGTAGTTCCAAACACACTCGACCCATCCGTCAAGCAGCAATTCGAGGAAGGCAACAAGTTCAAAAGTGGACGAGAACACTATGtggccccccggaggatgtcgagaaCTAG
- the LOC136268310 gene encoding uncharacterized protein, with protein MDTLQRARASRRGGRSFVTKLLTKAQAITETYTDDTRESISSEDREGIELVLTQVSSKKRQLEELDQTIAAALTTEQELEDEVGDTEMYHFNLTERMASLRKFTISPVLLAKTKAHSGSSQNRPISDNSTDQRPEDNNTQPENADHEQDYSSTGHTAAAGVVSNSLPHTHVARNVGQSVGQFVSRLPKLTLPTFSGEPLQFQTFWDSFVAAIHNDEGLTGVQKFHYLRAQLQGDAYNVIDNLPLTDLNYEHSVALLKERFGQPYKLVDAHMNALMHLPKPVNSLTSLQNFHDKLESHMRALMSLGKSPDTYSTMLTRIVLGKLPADLRKQFARDNSGGEWTIRDVMTCILKEIRVLEIGHYSNDSNKEFHSTAASLHTGAAKSAGQRERREPVCTYCKGSHTANQCTVVTDHQQRTSIVKGAGLCFNCLAHHRVSQCTSRRRCKQCNQKHHTSLCHSLIATTRNPQPPPPSTPQLSPAPVANHIQLVPPPQAPPAASTSALTTVSRPQTPLEYIRSPCLLKTAITTVSAGPYSTEGNILLDEGAQRSFISQDLADRLCLKTTNRERVSLSSFGNRASSARLLQVATISIHTIGQSPITISVLVVPQLAAPLQNSMRMELTKLPYLKGLQLAHPVTEDDNFEINVLVGADYYWTFVQDQVIRGNGPTAVKSHLGYLLSGPLLQPSAAANLIQVNFTAVDDLSLDTFWKTESTGISSTTMDSDNHFLKDYMQSNIKRQPDGALSLKFPWKEDHPPLPSNFSICAKRTRSLAKRLAKTPELLSMYGQIIADQESKGFIERVNDFNTKQSHYIPHRPVRKDSATTPVRIVYDCSCKQSSHYPSLNDCLQVGPPFLNHLCAILLRFRLFMYGLSADIEKAFLHVQLDESDRDYTRFLWLSNPLDPNSTFQLYRFKVVLFGASCSPFMLNAAITFHLQQHQTPVSANLLDSLYVDNVVTGCDTEQEATQYFLESRSLMNLSKFNLRTWAS; from the coding sequence ATGGATACCCTTCAGCGCGCCCGTGCCTCCAGACGTGGCGGGCGCTCCTTCGTGACCAAGCTTCTCACCAAAGCTCAGGCGATCACTGAAACTTACACCGACGACACCCGGGAATCTATTTCGTCCGAAGACAGGGAAGGGATAGAACTCGTCCTCACTCAAGTCTCGTCTAAGAAACGCCAACTGGAAGAACTGGACCAGACGATCGCAGCAGCACTAACAACAGAACAAGAACTGGAAGACGAAGTTGGGGATACTGAGATGTACCACTTCAACCTAACTGAACGCATGGCCAGTTTGCGGAAGTTCACCATTTCTCCTGTGCTGCTAGCGAAGACTAAGGCCCATTCAGGAAGTTCTCAGAACCGTCCTATCTCTGACAACAGTACTGATCAACGGCCAGAGGACAATAACACTCAACCAGAGAATGCTGATCATGAGCAGGACTATTCATCAACAGGGCACACAGCAGCTGCTGGAGTGGTGAGTAACTCATTGCCGCATACACATGTTGCACGCAATGTGGGTCAGTCTGTGGGGCAGTTTGTAAGCCGCTTACCCAAACTTACCCTCCCAACATTTAGCGGGGAACCACTTCAATTCCAGACTTTCTGGGATTCCTTTGTGGCGGCTATCCACAATGATGAGGGTTTAACAGGGGTCCAGAAATTCCATTACTTAAGGGCACAATTGCAAGGGGATGCATACAATGTAATCGATAACCTCCCGCTCACTGACCTGAACTATGAACATTCTGTGGCTTTGCTTAAAGAAAGGTTTGGGCAGCCTTATAAGTTGGTTGATGCCCATATGAATGCCCTAATGCACCTTCCAAAACCTGTTAATAGCCTGACTAGCCTACAGAATTTTCATGACAAGCTGGAAAGCCACATGAGAGCTTTGATGTCTCTGGGAAAGTCTCCAGACACCTACAGTACTATGCTGACCCGCATAGTCTTAGGAAAGCTTCCTGCTGACCTTAGAAAGCAGTTTGCTAGGGACAATAGTGGTGGTGAGTGGACCATCAGGGATGTCATGACTTGCATCCTTAAGGAAATCCGCGTCCTTGAAATAGGACATTACTCTAATGACTCTAACAAAGAGTTCCACTCCACAGCTGCATCCCTCCACACCGGAGCAGCTAAATCTGCAGGCCAACGAGAGAGGAGGGAACCAGTTTGCACCTACTGCAAGGGCTCGCACACAGCCAACCAGTGCACTGTTGTTACAGACCACCAGCAACGCACGTCTATTGTAAAGGGAGCAGGTCTGTGCTTTAATTGCCTGGCACACCATAGAGTGTCACAGTGCACCTCCCGCAGACGTTGCAAACAGTGCAACCAGAAACACCACACAAGCTTGTGTCATTCTCTCATTGCTACAACCAGAAATCCACAGCCACCACCCCCTAGCACCCCTCAGCTATCCCCTGCCCCTGTAGCAAACCACATTCAGTTAGTGCCTCCTCCGCAGGCCCCCCCTGCTGCTAGTACAAGTGCACTTACCACTGTCTCTAGGCCCCAAACCCCCCTTGAGTATATTCGTAGTCCCTGCCTGCTGAAGACTGCTATCACCACAGTCTCTGCAGGTCCGTATAGCACAGAAGGAAACATTCTCCTTGATGAAGGCGCACAGCGCTCCTTCATCTCTCAGGACCTCGCAGATAGACTTTGTCTGAAGACAACAAACAGAGAACGGGTATCTTTGTCATCCTTTGGAAACCGTGCATCTTCTGCCAGACTCCTTCAAGTAGCTACAATCTCAATACACACAATTGGTCAGAGCCCTATTACTATCTCAGTTTTGGTTGTACCTCAGCTGGCTGCTCCACTACAGAACTCCATGCGGATGGAGCTTACCAAGTTACCCTACTTGAAGGGCTTGCAGTTAGCTCACCCTGTCACAGAGGATGACAACTTCGAGATTAATGTTCTTGTAGGTGCCGATTACTATTGGACATTTGTCCAAGACCAAGTCATACGTGGCAATGGCCCTACAGCTGTCAAGTCCCATCTAGGCTATTTATTGTCTGGCCCTCTACTGCAGCCATCAGCAGCTGCTAACTTGATTCAAGTAAACTTTACAGCTGTAGATGACCTTAGCCTTGACACCTTCTGGAAAACAGAGTCAACTGGAATTTCCTCAACTACCATGGACAGCGATAACCATTTCTTGAAAGACTACATGCAATCTAATATCAAGCGCCAACCGGATGGAGCCTTGTCCCTGAAATTCCCTTGGAAGGAGGATCACCCCCCTCTGCCTTCCAACTTCTCCATATGTGCCAAGCGTACCAGATCCTTGGCCAAGAGGTTAGCTAAGACCCCAGAACTCTTGAGCATGTATGGCCAGATTATTGCTGACCAAGAGTCCAAAGGCTTCATTGAGAGAGTCAATGATTTCAACACCAAACAATCTCATTACATCCCCCATCGACCTGTTAGGAAGGACTCGGCTACCACACCAGTCCGCATAGTGTATGACTGCAGCTGCAAGCAGTCATCCCACTACCCTAGCCTCAATGACTGCCTTCAGGTAGGCCCACCCTTCCTTAACCATCTGTGTGCCATACTGCTACGCTTTCGTTTGTTTATGTATGGTCTGTCTGCTGACATCGAGAAAGCGTTCCTTCACGTACAGCTTGATGAGTCTGACAGAGACTATACACGCTTTCTCTGGTTGTCTAACCCGCTTGACCCCaacagtacatttcaactgtatCGCTTTAAGGTTGTCCTGTTTGGAGCTAGCTGCTCACCGTTTATGCTCAATGCAGCTATCACCTTTCACCTACAACAGCATCAAACACCAGTATCTGCCAATCTCCTTGACAGTCTATATGTCGACAATGTAGTCACTGGCTGTGACACTGAACAAGAGGCCACTCAATACTTCTTAGAGTCACGTTCATTGATGAACTTATCGAAGTTCAACCTCCGCACCTGGGCGTCTTAA
- the LOC136268452 gene encoding UPF0488 protein CG14286-like has translation MSAKTQKRKKGKREINTISQKPHYVKDGHVHKSGEFCDTAVQSASSVVMPSPSPRNAGVDKKPCATSTILTANSASTKNTVDTPISSLEDDIAWCVTQLEMAISGKTVTKQQKEETLKYIKLLQSSKTPVPRKRQIMRQKFGDYKQKMKERPLPSTSSKLKIPDHKHISSAGNFHRKSTKLSTCSVGDSSFDDKLSPVLGDHISSLHSQSLSSLCKELESTSFTFNFSID, from the coding sequence ATGTCAGCTAAGactcagaaaagaaaaaaagggaAAAGGGAGATAAACACTATCTCACAAAAACCTCACTATGTAAAGGATGGACATGTTCACAAAAGTGGTGAATTTTGTGATACTGCAGTGCAAAGTGCATCTAGTGTGGTAATGCCATCACCATCTCCTCGCAACGCTGGTGTTGACAAAAAACCATGTGCTACAAGTACAATACTGACTGCTAATTCTGCATCAACTAAGAACACTGTTGATACTCCAATCAGTTCACTAGAAGATGATATAGCGTGGTGTGTAACACAATTAGAAATGGCTATTAGTGGTAAAACAGTTACAAAACAGCAAAAAGAAGAGACACTGAAGTACATTAAACTGTTGCAATCAAGTAAAACTCCAGTGCCACGAAAACGGCAGATAATGAGGCAAAAGTTTGGAGATTACAAGCAAAAAATGAAAGAGAGGCCTTTACCTAGTACAAGTAGCAAGTTGAAAATACCTGATCACAAACATATTTCTTCTGCTGGTAACTTTCATAGAAAGAGTACCAAGTTATCAACTTGTTCTGTTGGGGATAGTAGCTTTGATGATAAATTAAGTCCAGTCTTAGGTGATCATATTTCATCCTTACATAGTCAGTCACTTAGTAGTTTATGTAAGGAATTAGAGAGTACTTCTTTTACTTTTAATTTCTCCATTGACTAA